In a single window of the Planctomycetota bacterium genome:
- a CDS encoding DUF971 domain-containing protein translates to MASPFPTSVARTPRGDIAIEWSDGLRAEYSPRLLRDACPCATCRERRGAAPPAAPLLPVLAPADLVPLAVATMRPVGQYAYGIEFTDGHASGIYTLDYLHELGGGAAPGRTSTPAAD, encoded by the coding sequence ATGGCCAGCCCGTTTCCCACGTCGGTCGCCCGCACACCGCGCGGCGACATCGCCATCGAGTGGTCCGACGGCCTCCGCGCCGAATACTCGCCGCGCTTGCTCCGCGACGCCTGCCCGTGTGCCACCTGCCGCGAGCGGCGCGGGGCGGCGCCACCCGCGGCACCACTGCTCCCCGTGCTCGCGCCGGCCGATCTGGTCCCGTTGGCGGTGGCCACGATGCGTCCGGTCGGGCAGTATGCCTACGGAATCGAGTTCACCGACGGTCACGCCAGCGGGATCTACACGCTCGACTACCTCCATGAGCTGGGGGGTGGGGCGGCGCCGGGGCGCACCTCGACGCCGGCCGCCGACTGA
- a CDS encoding PEGA domain-containing protein, whose product MAIPCPPPSAAARRPFPARALAVAAVLGLLTGAGGCVQRRMTIRSTPPGALVYVDDYQLGQAPVSTDFIYYGTRKIRLVKDGYETLTVRQPFPHPWYQVFPLDFVTENLWPWEIRDERVVDLTMVPAAAIPAEDVAARAEQARLAAGSLPTPPPLAPRLAPAPVPAPSPAFGPAGSPPPPPLSFPQPALQAPLQNAPGQGLPSLGAPPLMQ is encoded by the coding sequence ATGGCCATCCCCTGCCCGCCGCCGTCCGCCGCTGCCCGCCGCCCGTTTCCGGCCCGTGCCCTCGCGGTCGCTGCGGTGCTGGGCCTCCTCACCGGTGCCGGTGGCTGCGTGCAGCGGCGGATGACGATCCGCAGCACTCCCCCGGGGGCACTGGTCTACGTCGATGATTATCAGCTCGGCCAGGCGCCGGTATCGACCGACTTCATTTATTACGGCACCCGCAAAATCCGTCTGGTCAAGGATGGCTACGAAACGCTCACCGTCCGCCAGCCGTTCCCCCATCCGTGGTACCAGGTGTTCCCCCTCGACTTCGTCACCGAGAACCTCTGGCCATGGGAGATCCGCGACGAGCGCGTCGTCGATCTGACGATGGTTCCCGCCGCGGCGATCCCCGCCGAGGACGTCGCCGCCCGTGCCGAGCAGGCCCGGCTCGCCGCCGGTAGCCTGCCGACTCCGCCACCGCTGGCCCCACGGCTCGCTCCGGCCCCGGTGCCCGCGCCGAGCCCGGCGTTCGGCCCGGCAGGTTCGCCGCCTCCACCACCGCTGTCGTTCCCGCAGCCGGCCCTGCAAGCGCCTCTGCAAAACGCCCCCGGGCAGGGGCTACCGAGCCTCGGCGCTCCGCCGCTCATGCAATAA
- a CDS encoding phenylacetate--CoA ligase, whose product MRPLPTPPSRDRADLDRVKLARLRELLGTVLPANRFYASKLGARRAPTALADLADWPFTTKEELVSGAADSGLPANLTWDPDRYVRYHQTSGTHGRPLPILDAAADWEWWMACWQTVLGRGAVGPGDRVLVASSFGPYLGFWSGFEGVIAAGALAIPAGGMSSQARLALARSTNATVLLATPSYALHLAEVAGVTGDDLTTLAVRLVVVAGEPGGSVPAVRAALRRAWGADVLDHAGASEVGPWGVGSTGGAINATPDLEVIEEWFHPEFIPLPPASADDPGGLAELVLTTLGRAGAPVIRYRTGDIVRPRWPTATEVEAGASPWVRLAGGVLGRTDDMLVIRGVNVFPSAIDGIVRAFPDVVEYRLTVDRDGALDRLAVEIEDRLHAPARVADELHIRLGLRVDVTEVPAGALPRCEGKGRRVVDRRRHR is encoded by the coding sequence ATGCGGCCGCTGCCCACGCCCCCTTCCCGAGATCGCGCCGACCTCGACCGGGTCAAGCTCGCGCGTCTGCGGGAGCTCCTCGGGACGGTGCTTCCCGCCAACCGCTTCTACGCCAGCAAGCTCGGCGCCCGCCGAGCACCGACAGCGCTTGCCGACCTGGCCGACTGGCCGTTCACCACCAAGGAGGAGCTCGTCTCCGGCGCCGCCGACTCCGGTCTCCCCGCCAACCTCACCTGGGATCCCGACCGGTATGTGCGCTACCACCAGACCAGCGGCACGCACGGCCGGCCCCTGCCGATCCTCGACGCGGCAGCCGACTGGGAATGGTGGATGGCGTGCTGGCAGACGGTGCTCGGCCGCGGCGCGGTCGGCCCCGGCGACCGCGTGCTGGTCGCCAGTTCGTTCGGGCCGTACCTCGGGTTCTGGAGTGGGTTCGAGGGGGTGATCGCCGCCGGCGCCCTGGCGATCCCGGCGGGGGGGATGTCGTCACAGGCGCGCTTGGCATTGGCCCGGAGCACGAACGCCACCGTGCTGCTGGCGACCCCCAGCTACGCGCTGCACCTGGCGGAGGTGGCCGGCGTTACGGGCGACGACCTGACAACGCTGGCGGTGCGGCTGGTGGTGGTCGCCGGCGAGCCCGGGGGATCGGTGCCGGCGGTGCGCGCGGCGCTGCGGCGCGCGTGGGGGGCGGACGTGCTCGATCACGCCGGTGCCAGCGAGGTCGGGCCGTGGGGCGTCGGCAGCACCGGCGGAGCCATCAACGCGACGCCCGACCTCGAGGTGATCGAGGAGTGGTTCCACCCCGAGTTCATCCCCCTGCCCCCCGCCAGCGCCGACGATCCCGGCGGTCTGGCCGAGTTGGTCCTCACCACGCTCGGCCGTGCCGGGGCGCCGGTGATCCGCTACCGCACCGGCGACATCGTCCGGCCGCGCTGGCCGACGGCGACCGAGGTCGAGGCGGGGGCGTCGCCCTGGGTGCGCCTCGCCGGGGGCGTGCTCGGACGGACCGACGACATGCTCGTCATCCGCGGGGTGAATGTCTTCCCGTCGGCGATCGACGGGATCGTCCGCGCCTTCCCCGACGTCGTCGAGTACCGGCTCACGGTCGATCGCGACGGCGCCCTCGACCGGCTCGCCGTCGAGATCGAGGACCGGCTCCACGCGCCGGCGCGCGTCGCCGACGAGCTGCACATCCGTCTCGGCCTGCGCGTCGACGTCACCGAGGTGCCGGCCGGGGCGCTGCCGCGCTGCGAAGGGAAGGGGCGCCGGGTCGTCGACCGGCGCCGGCACCGCTGA